ACAATATCATTTTCCATGTCAGGATTTGTTAGTTAAATGACCTCTTCAAATGTCATTTCAGTCAGGAGTGCGATTCGCAATTAGATGTAATGTTACGGCGTATTTCAATATTCACTTATAATGGATTTATACTACAGAATAAGTTTTAGATATCAATAAAATTGCATTTGTCTGCATTGTTTCGTTATATAACAAGTTCTTCAAGGGTCACTTAAAAAAGAATAATGGCCATTTAAGTCTGCATTAGTTCTTTTTAAAAGTAATTAATGCAATTGCATATGGTCTTTCTTCGGAACCGTGCTCTCTCGTAATATTGTAGTTCGTGATGGGGTAAATGCCTTTTAAAGACAAGCAATCTTATGCCAAGCATGAAGTGTTTCAAGTTAAACTTTGAATGCATTATTTAATGTAGTATGTTTGTGATAAATGGACAATACGCATTAATAGTGCATTGTATGTGACACATTTATGGTCTAAATATATCTAATACATACTAAACGCTAAGGACTGGCTTTCCTTTAacaaaaatatcatcaaagctgaaagtgtcgttcttgataagcctgtgtggacgaAACATGAacatcagggacgaaactttacgcacatgcagtaagcctcaGTGTTCAGAGCAAGCCtcatattatttttgtattactcTCACTTAGAATGTCCTctgataatttaacaataatcaattCATTAGGGAaaaattttcagatttttttctcATCCAAAAGTTCATGGGGTTCTTTTCCATATGTCCTCTTTCCAGCTATCGTGTGATATTCACATGCAATGTCCTCTTTAGGCGCCCCCGAAGCTACTAGTGGGAAACTTCAACGAACTGATCAAGTACCTGACACGCAACAATGAACGCTGGGACGACCTGTGTAAGATACGAGCCATCTTCCTCTGGGTCACATCCATAGACGTGTACAACCTCAAGGTATGGGGGCTTTGTAACTATAAGCTAGCTTTGAGTGCGTATTTTCCGACACTGTCTAGAGCGGCTGCGAATTTTTGTAGTGCTTAATACTTTGTTCAATTTATATTTAGTAAGTTCTTTCATCACTAGCGGTTTATCGATTTCATAAGAACCTAACACATGTGTCCcttaaaccattaccataatcatCATAATTGTCATCTTCGTCCTCAGCATAAAAAGCAGCAGGAGACTCAGGAGAAGCGTCGTCATCGTCATCTTCAACTGTATCATTATCCCCAATATCACTATCAACATAATAGTAATTGCCACCGCCCCCCTCCGAACAATAACGTCATCAATTTAGAAATCATCCTCGTCATGTTATTGCCATCATCATAATGACCATCGTCATCATTATTCTCATCATAATAGCTATCAACATCGTAATTAATTAGCACATAACTAAGATTGTcgttttatacttttatttaagcCTCGTGCTTAGCAAATTGTGTTTTATGCATGCACGTCAAGTGTTATGCAAGAGGAAGCCTGTGcaattcacacaggctaatcagagacgaaactttccgcttgtatggaattttgcGTTTCAAGGTAGTCGcttctacacgaaaatctagtttatgtgtggactgcacaggcgaatagGGGACAGCATTTGCGCACATGCATCATACCTAGTTTTTCCAGACCGCAGCTCAATTTAACGTTCATTGTCGCTACTCTAGGTGGACGGTGTACCCCCGACACACTCGCCTCTCGAGTACTTTACGAAGATCCAGTGTAACATGGGCAACCACGCCCACCTCATATCTGGACTCTGTCAGTAAGTATATGTAAGCCGAATATAAGTAACTGTTTTTCGGATTGCGTATATATGTGTCGACatgatcaatataattatatttatgttttttctcTCTCGTGCTGATATAAAAGGTTTAAGAATTTTGTCCAGACTTGAATCTGGGTGTCAACTGGCAGCAATTAAATCTATTCGGagaaacatatttttaacaaaataaatgacatttttatttccCTCGGTAAGTCGGCATATAGTAGTCGCACAGTTAGTTCGTCAGTCCGTTTTGGGAAGGTATTTTTGTGTTACACAATCCTTCCAAATACTTAGCTGAttttttttggtatgtgagtctttctacatgacttacagatgaattgCGTGTTTCATCCCGGTCCTTTGTTTTTTAGCGAAGATATGGCCTTCTCTATAATTATAGTATTTGAGAGTTTAAAAAAACGCTtccagatatttagctgattttgtGAATGTTGGGCTAATGTAAGTTTCGTTCCGATCCATTGATTTTTGGGAAAGTTATAGTCCTTggactttttttcttttaaataaaatttcccgtTTTTTCCCAAAACGCTTTCAAATACTTTCAAAGGCCCCTAACTTTGTCAAATAACAATGGCCCGTAAATTCGTCATGATGCTTTTATTTGGGATATAgctgctgtgtggcttcaaagtgcagaagggggcattgcgtctcacaaacgcagctctttttttttgttttatagtttaataatatatgatGTAATGTGCCACGCTTAATTTTGCGTCATTATAATCATATAAGGACACCGCAAGTGATTgtaatacattattaaatgtgTCAAAGCTCAACATATTCTAGGATAAAATAAGATGTGTTTCTGATCGGCACACAGCCCCACACGTACGGACCGCGGTACTAGCATTGTAATATAACATCGCTTTCAGAATGGCGGGAATCCCGTGCGTCATCATCAGCGGCATGAACAAGAGCGCCGCCTATGACATCGGAGGCCGCGTTGATCGGAAGAGCATGGGTGCGCAGTGGAATGCCGTTTACGTGAACGACGACTGGCGCTTCCTGGACGCTTTCTGGGCCTCCGCGTGTGTGGTCGGCCGTAAGACGGGCGAGTGGACGCTCGTAGACTCGGACGGCAACGTGACACAGGTGAACGCGATATTTGAGTTGCGCTCTGGGGAAACGGGATTAAACGCATGTccttaaaatgtcgtcccagataagcctatgcagccCGTACTTgttaatcaagaacgacacttgAGACTTTAACTGGATTTTAGCCAAACAAAGcttgctttaaacaaaaaataccataaaagcggaaagtttcgtccccgattagcctgtgcagactttacaggctaatttgggacgacacttttcgcgcatgcataaaaccccgttttcccagaacgaggtttgtttgttttattgtttcacTTTTTCTTAAGGGGATGGCTAGGGTTAGACATGTAACGTGGTAAGGCTTAACAGAAGAAAGGGTAAAGTCGTACCACTTCTtgcactatttacaaatataGTGTTTTGTTATGCAGAATATAATGTGTTAGATAGTCTCCTAAAAGGGAGAACATGATATTAAAAAGCCAGTGCGTAATATCACCACGTCAAGTCATGTATGTCCCCTCCCCGAAGTTGTTGCTTAAGGTTTAAAAACCAACGTTTAAAAATGAATGTGCTATGAAAAGTTTTATACATATGGCACGCACATAATTATATGTTTCATTCGTGTAATATTGAGAAGCTTACATGgcatttgataattttaaattattgcagGATATTAACACTTAAGTTGTTTGtctaataaataatattacatgCAATTCATTCGATTCTTACATTGGTTTTCAACATTCGTACATGAACGTAGGCAAACTTTGAACCAATATTATCAgtattaaacccatttatgcctagcgtctagaaaaaggcattggcaaacagcgtagacccagatgagacgccgcaaacagcttaaaggaatttctgtaagaaatattctaaatatagaaataaatatactagacatcgctaattttggaaataaattgatccaatattgaaggatgggagagtccactatgcataaatgggttaaatatgctTTACTTTTTCGCTGATTTGAAGATTAACTACTTCTGCTTCAAACATAATTCGTATACATACTTATCCAAAAATTCAAAAGCTTTCGAAAAGACATACTTTCAGTTCGGGCCACTTGGGTGTTATCTTTTCGATAAACCGTAatctcaaaaaaaaaattacagaCGGAAGTATGAATGATCTGTTATCGTTACACATGTCATATACATAATATACACATCCATTAGCCAAAACAGTTTAATGTCATCAGAAGTTTAAAGACATAACACTTCAGCTGAACTTCTCTCTGATTGCTTAGAAGTGATGAATAATGTACCCGTAATTAATGTAAATGTCTCTGTAGAACTAGATGAGTTGAATACACAATGTACtagtgagccgcgctctgggtaAATGTGTTTAATGCGTGTtacgtaagtgtcgtcccagattagcctatgcaatccgcacaggctaatcattgacgacacttttcgttttaactggattttcactaagtaaagactttctttaaacaaaaactaccaTAAAAGAGAAAAAGGTCGTCTCCCATATCTCCCCTACCCTGAATGAGATGTTTCTGGTTCCCACAATTCCGTTATTTCCTAACTCACAAAGACATCATCACAATTTTCCTGTTTTCCGTTAGCCACAATTCCTTGTTTTCCGTTCCCAAACATTCCCATGTTTTCCGTTACCCACATTTCCTTGTTTTCCGTTACCCAAAATAACACTGTTTTCCGTTACCCACAATTCCTTGTTTTTCATTACCCAAAATTCCTCGTTTTTTTTTCCCAGGAGGACGAGGAGTCAGCGGAGGGCACGACGCAGCACCGCATTAACGAGTTCTACTTCTTCCCCGACCCCGACAAGCTCGTCTGGACGCACTACCCGGACGAGGTGCAGTGGCAGCTGCTTGATCGGCCCGTCAGCCAGAAAGAGTTCGAGGAACACGTGTACCTCCGGGAGCGCTTCCACTATCTCGGTATGAAGCTCATGCCCAATAGCCACGACAGGTGCGTTCTGTCGTCCAAAGACGGCGAAATCGAAATCGTGTTCTCGCTTCCGCCTAAGAGCAGTGAGAATTCCCGGTTCAAGTACATGTTATACCAAGGGCAGAAGTCGCGGAACAAGGAAGAAGAGGACATATTGCTAGACCGGTTCGTGATGTTCGAGCACACGGCGCATCTTCTGCGGTTCACTATTCGGTTCCCGATATCAGGGCGGTTCAAAATGGACGTGTTTGGTCTGGACGTGACGGAGTCAGACATATTTGATCTGGCATGTACGTACATTATTCAGTGCAATGAGGCGAAGAAGAATTGCTTGCCGCTACCGGACGTGCCTCCGATCGGATGGGGACCTGGAGCGAACGCCAAAGAAGCTGGTCTGAAACCTATTACGCATGACGGTGCCATAATTGTCACCAAGGACGGGAACGTGGAGATTCGTCTAGCCGCCGAAAAGAACATACAACTGCATCAGATGTTGAAACACGCCCTCATTGACGAGGCGACGCTTAGTAACTACGCGGTCACCAGACTGGAAAATGGCGAAGCCGTCGTAAACATCCGACTGCCACAGGGCGGTGAATACGCGCTGAAGCTGTACGCAGACGACGCGGGCAAGGAAGGCGTGGCACCAAACGTTTTGAACTACCTGATCAAGAGCGAAGGAAAGAACGTCAGCAATCCGCCCTTCCCGAACATCAGCGACGGGTCGCTGGGAGCGAAACCGCTTTCTGAGAATCTCGGTGTCAAGGCCATAACGCCCAAGGGTGGAAACATTCAGGCCAAGAACGGTCGCACGCGCGTGGAGTTCCAAGCTCGAAGCGGCGTACAGCTTATGGTAGAACTGCACAGCAGCGACGAGCTAGCTTGCAAGCGCATGATGGTGACCCCGAAAGAGGAGAATGGCAAGTGGATATTCGACCTTGATATGCCGGAAGAAGGTGAATATTCTCTGAACGTGTTTGGCTGTTCAAAGAACTCGGTAGACAGAATCTACAATGTGCACTCGTACCTGGTGAAATCCGACGGCCGGAAGTTGGACGGGGCTGAGATCGATATGCGCGCGCAGAACAAACACGTTCAGACGCACGTTCCCATAGAAACAGTACAGACATCCGACAACGAAGTTCTCATACCTATTCCACCCGGTTTCGAAGACGTCTGCGCGTCTCTTCACAGACGGAACGCGAACGATCCCCCGAACGCTCACCAGGTGGATATCATAGAACAGGACGGTATTCAGCTGATACGGGCGCGACTTCCGGAGTTTGGCGAGTATCAGCTGAACCTGTACGACCGAGACAGAAAGGCCGTGCTTCGAAACATCGCCAAGTACCAAATAAACCGGCGACCTCCAGGTACTTGTTTTGCAGTTTCAACATTATGTAGCCACTTTTATTCTGCTGTAAATTTATCATAGAATAACATTCGCGAAGAAAGCAATAAACTGATGAAAAAAATCACGGTACTAAAATTTTAGAATATATATGCCTTTCTTCTGTAAAACCTATTTTATAGATGCCCAAATATGCATCCAGAACGCGGTTTATGTAATTAGGATTGACACCAATTGTATCTCTGTTGTCAGGCGAGCTATACGAGGACAATACGAAGATGCTGATGCACAACCTCGGCGCCACACAGCCGATCGTGGAGGAGGACGAGGAGGAGTATGCAGCACCCAGCAGGATCGACAAGAACGAGTCGGACGAGGACAAGAACAAGCGCATGGAGGGTAGGCGTGAAACATGGCCGTGTGGCTTTGGGGTTCCTTTATATGTGGATCGTTTTTGAAAatctgggctgaatgcatgtgcgtaaagtgtcgtcccagattagcctgtgcagtccgcagagtctaatcagggacgacacattacgcccATACTTGATTTTTATTAAGAAGCGACTTCCTTtaagcgaaaaaaaacaacaacaaacgcgcggactggacaggctaatctggtacgacactttacgcacatggattacgCCTAGTTTTCCTAAAATGTGGCCCAtatatattggaaataaattacCTTGAATTGTCGTATTATCTCTTTATATATATAGTGTGTACTTTGTAGACATTTCCTATTATGGGAATACTCGTATCTAAAATGTACAGATTTGAATATTAAGGATCTCGTTCTTCACAAACCAGATTTAgttgtatttttcaaattttcgaTAAAATACGTGTCAAAATCATATCTTTCTGTTATGCGAACACATTGACCATCTTTGTTTAATAGCATTTGGCTCTTGCTTAAATTGAGACCTGTGCGATCCTATTCAGTCGTTTTAGAAGTATAACTTTGGaacatataataaaacaaatgtaccAGACCAGTCATGATAATACAATTAGGCTCGTCTTCgtgaaaacgggtcttaatgcacgtacttaaagtttcgtcccagataagggacgacacttgtcGTCTAAACTGGGTTttcgctatgaagagacttcctttaaacgaaaaataccagaacagcggaaagtgtcgtcccatataagcctgtgatgactacacaggcttatctgggactacgtTTTATCAATATGCATCAAGTCtcgtttttccagagcgcggctTATTTCAATACCATACCTTAATACTATGTCCCTTTGTTGCCTGGTGACTGCCTTTGGTGTGACATGTTCTCATATTTGTGCCAGTATTCTAGCACTTTCCAAAAGCTTCGTATAAACTTCAGTTCACATTATAGCCTTAAATTTTCTACTACAATGGATAATATGTTAAAAATCATATATGAAATCATATAAGGTTTACATAATTTTGACTGGAGCATTGTCGTTCCTTAAATCTCGATGAAACATAATCTATTTACAAGCGCATTAGTTCATGTTGTCAGCAGATTGCAACCTCCTGTCAGACTTAGGCTTTCTCATACAACacgcaaattcgttgaattttgATATtccaaatatattttgtttatttatggaCGAACATCCCTTGATATACGATGTAATCATACAAATTAATTAAGTGTAAGGCAATTGCGTTTATGCATTGTcatttcctcattgatatctatacacccatgaagtttcatgttcatatcatgtagcgtatctgagatatagccttgaaaagtaacgtcatacaaaaacaacaaaggacaatatCTGTtagttaagaaagtgtagggttatggttcttgtgcatggcactccTTTCCGTTGATTTCTACTCACCCACAAAATTTCTTGTTGAAATGTAGAATCgtatctgagaaatagccctgaaaagttccatcacACATAACaaccaagggcaataactcttattcaaGAAAGTGAAGATGTAAACTTCTTAAGCATGTcaatcaatacacccatgaagtttcatgttaaagttatgcatggtatctgagatatagccttgaaaagttataTCAAATCAAAAACAAAGGGCATTTTCTCTTATAAAGAAGGTGTAGGGTTGTGGTTCTTTTTGTTGATATCGtatatggtatctgagatatagccataacaagttttgtgacagacggactgactgacggacggactgacagacggacggacaacgccaattttATATCCCTTCGCCTTTGGAGGAGGATAAAAGGCTCTCTAAAGATTGATACCATCGCAATAAAGATAAAACGTATTCTTTTTGTCATATATTTCTTCTATCGAAAGataaaacatgatttaaataCTTGTAATCTCCTTTGACGAGCGTTTGGCTATGAATGTAAAAccatttgagcctcgttctgtgaaaccAGCGCTGAGTGCATGTGCgttgctgtccgcacaggctaatcaggaacgacactttcggtctaaactggatatttgctaaggagaggcttcctttaaacgataAATACCATGAAAtctaaagtgtcgtccttgattagcgaGCGCGGACTGCGTAGATCACTTGGGATTACACTTTgtccacatgcatttagcccagttttcccagaacgcggctcattttatCTTTAGTTTCCTCCATACATGACAACAAATAGTTCGATGATTTTTTTCAACCTGCAACATGTTTCTTCTTTCACCTAATGATTGCTATTGTATTTGCTGTTTACTATGTACCAATGTGTTGTGCACTTTATACCAACATTTCACCTTTCAGCCCAGTTAGAGATAGACCAAGGTATAAATATGCAGTTTAATTTGCGCTAACATATAACGTAGAACCTAACTAGATTTTATATTTGGTCGAATTTATTTCGGGAAACACAGTAAGTCTTTATGTGCACTGGCGGAACTTAAACGGGAGTTGGTTAGATGAATGAT
This sequence is a window from Dreissena polymorpha isolate Duluth1 chromosome 16, UMN_Dpol_1.0, whole genome shotgun sequence. Protein-coding genes within it:
- the LOC127862250 gene encoding uncharacterized protein LOC127862250 isoform X3, with product MGTGASTQVQQPTRPVTAPYAKPAVNGNAAPSSSAKNPAPPKSAQNNGHTSSDESTSSSPGARSGQQQDPPNYHRSQIPPPRPPRTLKSDIFSLERYKEVDDYVLNAPPKLLVGNFNELIKYLTRNNERWDDLCKIRAIFLWVTSIDVYNLKVDGVPPTHSPLEYFTKIQCNMGNHAHLISGLCQMAGIPCVIISGMNKSAAYDIGGRVDRKSMGAQWNAVYVNDDWRFLDAFWASACVVGRKTGEWTLVDSDGNVTQEDEESAEGTTQHRINEFYFFPDPDKLVWTHYPDEVQWQLLDRPVSQKEFEEHVYLRERFHYLGMKLMPNSHDRCVLSSKDGEIEIVFSLPPKSSENSRFKYMLYQGQKSRNKEEEDILLDRFVMFEHTAHLLRFTIRFPISGRFKMDVFGLDVTESDIFDLACTYIIQCNEAKKNCLPLPDVPPIGWGPGANAKEAGLKPITHDGAIIVTKDGNVEIRLAAEKNIQLHQMLKHALIDEATLSNYAVTRLENGEAVVNIRLPQGGEYALKLYADDAGKEGVAPNVLNYLIKSEGKNVSNPPFPNISDGSLGAKPLSENLGVKAITPKGGNIQAKNGRTRVEFQARSGVQLMVELHSSDELACKRMMVTPKEENGKWIFDLDMPEEGEYSLNVFGCSKNSVDRIYNVHSYLVKSDGRKLDGAEIDMRAQNKHVQTHVPIETVQTSDNEVLIPIPPGFEDVCASLHRRNANDPPNAHQVDIIEQDGIQLIRARLPEFGEYQLNLYDRDRKAVLRNIAKYQINRRPPGELYEDNTKMLMHNLGATQPIVEEDEEEYAAPSRIDKNESDEDKNKRMEAQLEIDQEEQRRATRRQIQKAIDMKDPEMLERYIQAYEKLNPAYDDEMLVKARRVLAALDAKEELTQACQRRDLDSLKKAIARAKDVNYDHQLDLQLALANRLRDQLERIEKLRHSVLNLDSKTIAEIKTYSNPPDGVHQSMMATFILLGNTPKEVRNWRTCQALVGKTGKESLMRRISGFDPKDCSLAVAQLAKHMIENYSMSQIRDVSAGAATFFGWSLGMIEEIESTGGSGMGIISKPPQKQERPKTKNSSRNGKR